ACCTCCAGGAGTTCCTACGGTCATCCAGAACTCCCCATCCTTTTCTACTAGGGTAGGAGTCATACTTGATAGCATACGCTTACCTGGTGCAATCTTATTAGCTTCGGCACCTATGAGGCCAAACATGTTAGGTACTCCAGGTTTGCTAGAAAAATCGTCCATTTCATTATTTAAAAAGAAACCTATCTCGTCTACATATAATTTTGATCCGTAAGCACCGTTAAGCGTTGTTGTCACAGCGATTGCATTACCGTACTGATCTATCGCACTGTAGTGTGTAGTTTCCATACTTTCATAGCCTGGTAACTTCCCGTGGCTCATATCGCTTGACTTTGTGGCGGTATCCCAAGAAAAAGTATCCATTCTGTTTTTTGCATACTCGTCAGAGAGTAATGTTTTTAGCGGAATTTCTACAAAGTCGGGATCACCTAGATAAAAGCTACGATCTGCATAGGCACGTCGCTCAGCTTCGGTAAGTAGCTGGATGCTTTCTACTGTATTATGTCCATATTGTGAGATATCATAAGGTTCAATCATCTGCATGATTTCAGATAAGCAAACACCACCAGAACTAGGAGGGCTCATGGAAATAATCTTTAGGTTATCATATTCAAAAGTTACTGGAGTGCGCCATTTTGCTTCGTAAGCAGCAAGATCTTCCATTGTTATAATTCCGCCTTTTGATTGTAGGTAGTTCACTAACTTCTGTCCAGTCTCTCCTTTGTAAAATTCATCTTTACCATTTTCGACAATACGCTCTAGTGTTTTTGCTAGCGATTCATTTTTGAGGGTAGACATTTTCGCGAAAGCATTTGCATATAAAATACTATCTCCATTGAGCTCAATAAATTTCTCGCGCAACGCGTCAAATCGTTTTGCTTGATTTTCTGTAACCACATAACCATTGCGGGCAAGATCTATTACCGGTTGTAAAATCTGGGACATAGGTAAAGAGCCAAATTTCTCATGTACGGCAAACATTCCAGCAAGACCTCCAGGAACGCCTACAGCAAGACTTCCTTCTGTGCTTAAGTTAGGGATTACATTACCATCTTCATCAAGGTACATATCGTGCGTGGCGGCTGCGGGAGCCATCTCTCTATAATCAAGGGCGCCTATCTCTCCATCCTTAGTGCGATATACTAGAAAACCACCACCACCCAGACTTCCTGCAAAAGGATAAGCCACGTTAAGCGCCATATCTGTTGCAATCATTGCGTCAAAAACATTACCGCCTTGCTCCATAATTTCTGATCCTATGCGTGAGGCTTCTTCACGAGCAGAAACTACCATAGCTTTTTGTGTAATTAATCCATACACGGGCTCAGGAGCAGGTGTTTCTGTCTTGCACGTTATAAATAAGATAGGAGAGAGGAGTAATAGTAGTTTTTTCATGTAGTTGAATTTTCTAACGTAAATATATTAAACTTAAAGTTCTTCTAGTTTTAATGCAACAAAGGCTTGTAATTCTTTAAAGAAGCGTGTGAACTCATCTTCAAAGGCTTCATAATGTTCGGCTAGGTCTTCTATGGCTCTATCCATCGCCACGCGACGTTTTGTGCGTATATTCATATTATAGAGTACTGTGCCTATACCTTCCATAGTAGCATAGCTAAGTAGCCAGTTTTGCTCTATCATAGGGATCATCATTTTCTGAATACGGCTCGTAAGCAGGTGGTGATGGTCTTGTAATAGTTTGTAAAAGTCACCTACATAGATATCAAGTGGTGCGCTGTGGTATTGTTGCCAGTTTTTGGCAAGAAAGTGATCATAAATAATATCTACTATCACACCAGAGTAGTGACCATACTTTGCGTGCAGGCGTTTTGTACTCTGCTTTACAATAGGGTGACTATCTGTGTAGCTATCTATCCAGCGATGCACGAGTATACCTCGCTGTATATCATCACTATACTTGAGGTACTTTTTACCTTTTATACCATCTGCCATAAAGTTGCCTATAGTTTCCATAGGTAAGCCGTCAGTAAGGTAAATGTGTGCGAGAAAATTCATAGTGGTGAAGTTAATAGGAAAAATTCACCTGTTCAAAGAATTTATCAGGCATTGTGAAGCAATGTATTCTTGTTAGGCTAGTACGTATGTGTTTTAGTACTTTTGTTTAACAATCAAAAAACAAAGATTAATTACGCTTTCGCGAAAGCGTACTCAAAATTTACATATGACACTAATAAAATCCATTTCAGGAATACGCGGAACCATAGGAGGACGCACAGGAGATAACTTAACACCAGTAGATGCTGTAAAATTTGCTGCAGCATACGGTGCGTGGCTTAAAAATGACCGTAACAAAGAAACCTACAGAGTAGTAGTAGGGCGTGATGCTCGTATCTCTGGATCTATGATACAGGAACTCGTGATGAATACCTTAATAGGAATGGGGATTCACATTATAGATTTAGGACTCTCTACCACACCTACGGTAGAAATTGCAGTACCAATGGAACATGCAGACGGCGGAATCATACTCACAGCTTCTCACAACCCAAAACAATGGAATGCGCTAAAGTTATTAAATAGCAAAGGAGAATTCTTAAACGGAATAGAAGGAGAGAAGATCCTTAAGTATGCAGAAAATGAAGACTTTTCTTTTGCCGAAGTAGATGATCTAGGTGCTATCACAAAGAACGATGCTTACATTGATTTACATATTGAAGAAGTAAAGGCGCTTGAACTTGTAGATGTTGACGCTATTAAAGCCGCAAAATTTAAAGTGGTGGTAGATGG
The genomic region above belongs to Dokdonia sp. Dokd-P16 and contains:
- the ggt gene encoding gamma-glutamyltransferase — protein: MKKLLLLLSPILFITCKTETPAPEPVYGLITQKAMVVSAREEASRIGSEIMEQGGNVFDAMIATDMALNVAYPFAGSLGGGGFLVYRTKDGEIGALDYREMAPAAATHDMYLDEDGNVIPNLSTEGSLAVGVPGGLAGMFAVHEKFGSLPMSQILQPVIDLARNGYVVTENQAKRFDALREKFIELNGDSILYANAFAKMSTLKNESLAKTLERIVENGKDEFYKGETGQKLVNYLQSKGGIITMEDLAAYEAKWRTPVTFEYDNLKIISMSPPSSGGVCLSEIMQMIEPYDISQYGHNTVESIQLLTEAERRAYADRSFYLGDPDFVEIPLKTLLSDEYAKNRMDTFSWDTATKSSDMSHGKLPGYESMETTHYSAIDQYGNAIAVTTTLNGAYGSKLYVDEIGFFLNNEMDDFSSKPGVPNMFGLIGAEANKIAPGKRMLSSMTPTLVEKDGEFWMTVGTPGGSTIITSVLQTILNVHEYGMTMQEAVNAPRFHHQWLPDVVLFEPNSFDAETIKGLQEKGYNTNEEQSPVIGKVDGILVLPDGTLEGGADRRGDDTAVGF
- a CDS encoding ACP phosphodiesterase, whose amino-acid sequence is MNFLAHIYLTDGLPMETIGNFMADGIKGKKYLKYSDDIQRGILVHRWIDSYTDSHPIVKQSTKRLHAKYGHYSGVIVDIIYDHFLAKNWQQYHSAPLDIYVGDFYKLLQDHHHLLTSRIQKMMIPMIEQNWLLSYATMEGIGTVLYNMNIRTKRRVAMDRAIEDLAEHYEAFEDEFTRFFKELQAFVALKLEEL